The following nucleotide sequence is from Longimicrobium sp..
TCGAGTTCGCCGAAAAGCGCCTGGCCGCCGACACGGTGAACATCTCCAGCACGGGGTCGTCCGTCGCGAAGGGCGAAACGCTGGTCGACACGGCGCGGAACCTGGAGGCCATGCGCATTGACATGGTGGTCATCCGCCACGGCGCCTCGGGAAGCGCGCAGTTCCTGGGCGAGCGCATCGCCAGCAACGTCATCAACGCGGGCGACGGCAAGCACGAGCACCCCACCCAGGGGCTTCTGGACCTGCTGACCATCCGCGACCACCGCGGCCCGCTGGACCAGCTGAAGGTGTGCATCTGCGGCGACGTGCTGCACTCGCGGGTGGCGCGCTCCAACATCCACGGGCTGCGCAAGCTGGGCGCGCAGGTGGCCGTCTGCGGCCCCGCCACGCTGCTTCCGGCCTGCGTCGACGAGCTGGGCGTCACCGTCTTCCGGCGCATCGAAGAGGCGATCGAGTGGGCCGACGTGCTCAACGTCCTTCGCCTGCAGCTGGAGCGGATGAAGGGCGGCTTCATCCCCTCCCTTCGCGAGTACAACCGCGTCTTCGGCGTGACGCGCGAGCGGGTGGAGGCGGCCCCGCGCGACCTCCTGATCCTTCATCCCGGGCCCATGAACCGCGGCGTGGAAATCGACAGCGACGTGGCCGACGGGCCCCACAGCGTGATCCTGCAGCAGGTGACCAACGGCGTGGCGGTGAGGATGGCGGTGCTGTACCTGCTGGCCGGCAACGCGCCGGAGCAGTCCACCGCGGTGCGTTCCACGGGGAGCAGCGAATGAGGCCCCTGCTGATCCGGGGTGGCCGCGTGGTGGACCCCTCGCAGAAGCTGGACGCCGTCGCCGACGTGCTGCTGGCGGACGGGCGCGTCGCGGGCGTGGGCGAGCGGATCGACGTGCCGGAGGGCGCCGAGATCGTCGACGCCGCGGGCCTCGTCGTCGCCCCCGGGTTGATCGACGTGCACGTGCACCTTCGCGAGCCGGGGCAGGAGCACAAGGAGACGATCCGCTCGGGCGCGCGCGCCGCGGCGGCGGGCGGGTTCACCGCCGTGGTGGCGATGCCCAACACCGATCCGCCGGTGGACGATCCCGCCGCCGTCGGCTTCGTCCGGGCGCAGGGGATCGCCGCCGGCGCCGCGCGCGTGTTCCCCACGGGGTGCATCACCGTGGGGCAGCTGGGCGAGCAGCTCACCGAGTTCGGCGAGATGAAGTCGGCG
It contains:
- a CDS encoding aspartate carbamoyltransferase catalytic subunit, coding for MAHPTVPYLGKDLLGLEGLSREQITAILDTADNFKEISERPIKKVPVLRGKTIVNAFFENSTRTRISFEFAEKRLAADTVNISSTGSSVAKGETLVDTARNLEAMRIDMVVIRHGASGSAQFLGERIASNVINAGDGKHEHPTQGLLDLLTIRDHRGPLDQLKVCICGDVLHSRVARSNIHGLRKLGAQVAVCGPATLLPACVDELGVTVFRRIEEAIEWADVLNVLRLQLERMKGGFIPSLREYNRVFGVTRERVEAAPRDLLILHPGPMNRGVEIDSDVADGPHSVILQQVTNGVAVRMAVLYLLAGNAPEQSTAVRSTGSSE
- a CDS encoding amidohydrolase family protein, coding for MRPLLIRGGRVVDPSQKLDAVADVLLADGRVAGVGERIDVPEGAEIVDAAGLVVAPGLIDVHVHLREPGQEHKETIRSGARAAAAGGFTAVVAMPNTDPPVDDPAAVGFVRAQGIAAGAARVFPTGCITVGQLGEQLTEFGEMKSAGAVAVTDDGKPVVSGGMLRMALEYALTFDLPVAVHEEDPTLSRHGSMNEGIIASRLGLT